One Saprospiraceae bacterium DNA window includes the following coding sequences:
- a CDS encoding gliding motility-associated C-terminal domain-containing protein, translated as MPTFTRFLFVFLFCACFGHVFSQNLSIAYQNPSSLHVCGTDSLKVTLQNTSTAPLTGLLVTLTLPNGIEYLPGSASGASESDLSNLGAPKLATTDLNVGASLSFTVTIKASCSLIGTINSGGQFANTIAVTYAGGSQQLTTDFYAVETGLLFITSINPVSQSGQAGNVLTRTVSVRNTRQGAIRSLRFVDQHQGGMDITLAGIGGQNAPNLFQATVPGSYFTAFGDGDDLFEFNETITFTELITLKDCGVPEKISKSTITLDWGCDGTSCQADSTTAEVKFLPSNQNPLLLFVPNYGPPLSNCGDIFSVQEFLIINVGNAIAEDINLDINTMDSVRLGIVPGTFEWNDGGGWQPVAANNTVSTMLANCDIDTMQRYAAITLPSILPGDTLRVRFETAFCQYVCFTEIPGLQCAYSYKRVCPVGQLSTGSFGIFPDQEALNLESRIYFDIGVCLENDQAYEFDYWVKSNQLLNFTGFLRVQLALPWGLFWEPSCVPILDGQMPMAMTIDTFPNTLTTVNLTFQLPMSQDSVFGKICLRNFCLDPTAYESSLPSTPNSGSDFTIYPTKEGCLPCVQKVNAVTFLTTSPNANANCGISVCDEYPLILNCGCEDPRCVGGGMSENYFPTEFDSWRINKGLQDDNDDRKADNLNTANSPLIRLDRFLPGDTMRTVTRGVVVGASISAVSFRLFNEVWQSDFGLDGGDGFDILAAKNNMTSADALSYLNGSLVLKITSTGQQYTCPIEQAAVISDRHYVKIAEPNIRPEQVYDELTSMFHEFVIDLPLLAATGCIPQNLLLHSGDSLILTNDFKVATNFTPPASNDPPLVNFRNTICGIRNLIAWKLDGCFPPLLRQYSGYIERFIAPIHKIEACGTSSELSPFRYSIRIARANLFPYEVRRLSSILDFQHSLPSSVSLLEARLNFFNMQEGISLFGNQSLPPSIANNILSLNFQPFFAEPIDEGFALESSLLFRQNCKFDSDLFALTRLTTRYFSNGFHWPDPFTGEIGNPFAYLSGQPKLNLTPAANIVTTPGDVLNLSLKLNNGSPNASHNTWLRFETSGDLTGLELVLLPQQQIIPSIGGVFQVGELLPFGELNFQLRGQLKICEPVIATIRYGWDCAPVTSPFAAPCGTAEKIVEIRPLFPELELVVLAQPTDVPMCAPSNIFEFEIYNANEGIAFGVLGSVKLPAGLSVVPNSSRLSYPAGSPFANLDDPVALPGNVWQWTPDDASPNLAASGLQSIDDEPNNALRIRFRVQAECGFVANTRPVYGADGALSCGATSNLLRKPGAPIQLEGYGPSYDLTATLQYATVQDGTACGENSTLSATLVLDGKPNPGDSIYVVLPAGVSFLSGSYLPGQNAPAGPPQVVGNVLRLPFPANLPDNATVKFTFAIRYDDAAGCADQAVLLQARERISVFCPLINQNCAVYIATGESLLFLKAKNPDLLLQNIETTLNGNTFSFEANLLNEGGGAAFNPVVQLYLDQNGNGQIDSNEPLVATISPNASLAPGASMPIASSLNLPSSALCRLLAFIPAAANCACADKTIPLNAMPVVRSPVRFCEVVTAPIGVDSVSGNTYTWLTPSNISCSNCARTVFAPGPDVQPGEVVTLVLEEKTPNCTVEYRFELEFGGELNWDAPDQTICQGETVKLEPAPGGTYQWSGPGLSNPTAPVQIIQPNQSATYSVTITFNGGCTGSGQVNVTVFKKDSLDLGSLVTCLGSPVNVFGALTDQPGFYKQELKNTNGCDSVSYLRLVVYPNETFDNRLICKGDSVVVLDSLFTTSGQVCRSYTTSIGCDSTHCVAVEVLPEIELPTVQDSFVISAGEAVELQAPTGFVSYTWTPSAGLSCADCPAPLAKPDTSTIYLLTLADPNGCSVSVTYRVLFCDFEKLVIPTAFTPNGDGVNDVFRIVPMENLADVRTLTVYDRWGQKVWEGSGINAEWDGTINGKPAPSDVYAWLLTGGCDGESRQRKGDVGLLR; from the coding sequence ATGCCGACATTTACTCGCTTTTTATTCGTCTTCCTTTTCTGTGCCTGTTTCGGCCACGTTTTTTCCCAAAACCTTTCCATCGCCTACCAAAACCCAAGCAGCTTGCATGTCTGCGGCACCGACTCGCTGAAAGTGACGCTGCAAAACACCTCCACCGCTCCGCTGACGGGGCTGCTCGTCACCCTTACCTTGCCCAATGGCATCGAATACTTGCCCGGCTCAGCCAGTGGCGCATCGGAATCCGACCTCTCAAACCTTGGCGCGCCCAAACTCGCCACCACGGATTTGAACGTCGGCGCGTCGCTCAGTTTCACCGTGACGATAAAAGCCAGCTGTAGCCTAATCGGCACCATCAATAGCGGGGGGCAATTTGCCAACACCATCGCTGTCACTTACGCAGGGGGAAGCCAACAGCTGACCACCGACTTTTATGCGGTGGAGACAGGCCTGCTTTTCATCACCTCCATCAACCCCGTGTCACAATCGGGACAGGCAGGCAATGTGCTGACCCGAACGGTGTCGGTGCGCAACACCCGGCAAGGAGCCATTCGCTCTTTGCGATTTGTTGACCAACATCAGGGCGGCATGGACATTACGTTGGCGGGCATCGGCGGACAAAACGCGCCCAATCTGTTTCAAGCCACCGTGCCGGGTTCGTATTTTACCGCCTTCGGCGATGGCGACGATTTGTTTGAGTTCAACGAAACCATCACTTTCACGGAACTCATCACCTTAAAGGACTGCGGCGTGCCAGAGAAAATCTCGAAATCCACGATTACGTTGGATTGGGGCTGCGACGGCACTTCCTGTCAGGCAGACTCCACGACGGCGGAAGTAAAATTCTTGCCGTCCAACCAAAACCCACTGTTGTTGTTCGTGCCGAACTATGGGCCGCCTTTGAGTAACTGCGGCGATATCTTCTCGGTGCAAGAATTCCTCATCATCAACGTCGGAAACGCAATCGCCGAAGATATCAATCTGGACATCAACACGATGGACAGTGTCCGACTGGGCATCGTGCCCGGCACGTTTGAGTGGAACGACGGCGGCGGCTGGCAACCCGTCGCGGCGAACAACACCGTCAGCACGATGCTCGCCAATTGCGACATTGACACCATGCAACGCTACGCGGCCATCACCCTGCCATCCATCCTGCCGGGCGACACGCTTCGGGTGCGATTCGAGACGGCTTTTTGTCAGTATGTCTGCTTCACGGAGATACCCGGGCTGCAATGCGCCTATTCTTACAAAAGGGTCTGCCCGGTGGGCCAATTGTCCACTGGCTCTTTTGGCATTTTCCCCGACCAAGAGGCACTCAACTTGGAATCCCGAATCTATTTCGACATCGGCGTTTGTTTGGAAAACGACCAAGCCTATGAGTTTGACTACTGGGTAAAATCGAACCAACTGCTCAACTTCACGGGTTTCTTGCGTGTGCAGCTGGCCCTGCCGTGGGGATTGTTTTGGGAACCTTCGTGCGTCCCGATACTTGATGGGCAAATGCCGATGGCGATGACGATTGACACGTTTCCCAATACATTGACCACCGTCAATCTAACCTTTCAACTGCCCATGTCGCAGGATTCGGTGTTCGGCAAAATCTGCCTGCGCAACTTCTGCTTAGACCCCACCGCTTACGAATCCTCCCTACCCTCCACACCCAACAGCGGGAGCGATTTTACCATTTATCCCACTAAGGAAGGCTGCCTGCCTTGCGTGCAAAAAGTGAACGCCGTCACCTTCCTAACCACTTCTCCAAACGCGAACGCGAACTGCGGCATATCGGTCTGCGACGAATACCCCCTGATATTGAACTGTGGCTGCGAAGACCCCAGATGCGTGGGCGGCGGCATGAGCGAAAACTACTTTCCAACGGAATTTGACTCTTGGCGCATAAACAAAGGACTTCAAGACGACAACGACGACCGCAAGGCCGACAACCTGAACACGGCCAATTCCCCGCTCATCCGCCTCGACCGTTTTTTGCCGGGCGACACGATGCGCACCGTCACGCGCGGCGTGGTCGTGGGGGCCAGCATCTCCGCGGTTTCTTTCAGGCTATTCAACGAAGTGTGGCAAAGCGACTTTGGCCTCGACGGCGGCGATGGATTCGACATTTTGGCCGCCAAAAACAACATGACAAGTGCCGACGCGCTGAGTTACCTCAATGGCTCGCTAGTGCTAAAAATCACCTCCACTGGCCAACAATATACCTGCCCCATCGAGCAAGCCGCTGTGATTTCAGACCGCCACTACGTCAAGATAGCGGAACCCAACATCCGACCCGAACAGGTGTACGACGAACTGACAAGCATGTTCCATGAATTCGTCATTGACTTGCCGCTGCTCGCCGCAACGGGGTGCATCCCCCAAAACCTGTTACTTCATTCGGGCGATTCATTGATTCTTACCAACGACTTCAAGGTGGCGACCAATTTCACGCCACCAGCCTCCAACGACCCGCCACTTGTCAACTTCCGAAACACCATCTGCGGGATTCGGAACCTCATCGCTTGGAAACTGGACGGGTGTTTCCCCCCTCTGTTGCGCCAATACTCGGGTTATATCGAACGGTTCATTGCACCCATCCACAAAATAGAAGCCTGCGGCACGTCGTCCGAGCTGTCGCCTTTTCGCTACTCCATCCGCATCGCTCGCGCCAATTTGTTCCCTTATGAGGTGCGCCGCCTATCCTCCATTCTCGATTTTCAGCACAGCCTGCCTTCCAGCGTTTCGCTTTTGGAGGCGAGGCTCAACTTTTTCAATATGCAGGAAGGCATATCGCTTTTCGGCAATCAGTCGTTGCCGCCAAGCATCGCCAACAACATCCTGAGCCTCAATTTTCAGCCCTTTTTCGCGGAGCCGATAGACGAAGGCTTTGCGTTGGAGTCGAGCCTGTTGTTCAGGCAAAACTGCAAATTCGATAGCGATTTGTTCGCGCTGACACGCCTCACCACGCGCTATTTCAGCAACGGCTTCCACTGGCCCGACCCTTTCACAGGGGAAATCGGCAATCCATTTGCCTACCTCAGCGGCCAACCCAAACTTAACCTCACGCCAGCAGCCAACATCGTCACCACGCCCGGCGATGTGCTCAACCTAAGTTTAAAGTTGAACAACGGCTCCCCCAATGCTTCCCACAACACTTGGCTGCGCTTTGAGACATCGGGCGACTTGACGGGCCTTGAACTTGTGCTCCTGCCGCAACAACAAATCATACCGTCCATCGGAGGAGTGTTCCAAGTGGGCGAACTATTGCCCTTTGGCGAACTCAATTTCCAGCTCAGAGGCCAACTCAAAATCTGCGAGCCAGTCATCGCTACCATACGGTACGGGTGGGATTGCGCTCCCGTGACCAGCCCCTTTGCCGCCCCTTGCGGTACTGCAGAAAAAATAGTGGAGATACGCCCACTGTTCCCCGAGCTCGAACTCGTGGTGTTGGCACAGCCCACCGACGTGCCAATGTGCGCCCCTTCCAACATTTTTGAATTTGAAATTTACAACGCCAACGAAGGCATCGCATTTGGTGTGCTTGGCTCCGTGAAACTGCCAGCCGGCCTCAGCGTGGTGCCCAACTCCTCGCGGCTCTCCTACCCTGCCGGCAGCCCTTTTGCCAATCTCGACGACCCCGTCGCGCTCCCCGGCAATGTGTGGCAATGGACACCCGACGATGCCTCTCCCAACCTTGCCGCGAGTGGGTTGCAAAGCATTGACGATGAACCCAACAATGCGCTACGCATCCGTTTTCGGGTACAGGCCGAGTGTGGTTTCGTCGCCAACACGCGCCCCGTCTATGGTGCCGATGGCGCCCTGTCGTGCGGTGCCACGTCGAATCTGCTGCGCAAGCCAGGCGCCCCCATCCAACTGGAAGGCTACGGCCCTTCCTACGACTTGACGGCCACCCTTCAATATGCCACCGTGCAAGACGGCACAGCATGTGGCGAAAACTCCACCCTATCGGCCACCCTCGTGCTGGACGGCAAACCCAACCCGGGCGACAGTATCTATGTCGTGCTTCCGGCAGGGGTTTCCTTTTTGAGTGGCTCATACTTGCCGGGGCAAAACGCGCCCGCCGGGCCGCCACAGGTGGTTGGCAACGTGCTTCGATTGCCCTTCCCCGCCAATTTGCCCGACAACGCGACGGTAAAATTCACTTTCGCCATTCGCTACGACGATGCTGCCGGATGCGCCGACCAAGCTGTGCTGCTGCAAGCCCGCGAGCGCATCTCGGTCTTCTGTCCGCTTATCAATCAGAACTGCGCGGTGTATATCGCCACAGGCGAGTCGTTGCTTTTTTTGAAAGCGAAAAACCCCGATTTGTTGTTGCAAAACATCGAAACAACGCTCAATGGCAACACCTTCTCCTTCGAGGCCAACCTGCTCAACGAGGGCGGCGGCGCGGCTTTCAATCCCGTCGTCCAATTGTACCTCGACCAAAACGGAAATGGTCAAATAGACTCGAACGAGCCGTTGGTCGCCACCATCTCGCCCAATGCGAGCCTTGCGCCCGGCGCTTCCATGCCCATCGCGAGCTCCTTGAACCTGCCCTCTTCCGCGCTGTGCAGGCTGCTTGCTTTCATCCCGGCGGCAGCCAACTGCGCCTGTGCCGACAAGACCATCCCGCTGAACGCCATGCCCGTCGTGCGCTCGCCCGTCCGATTTTGCGAGGTCGTCACGGCACCTATTGGCGTGGACAGCGTGAGTGGCAATACCTACACTTGGCTCACGCCAAGCAACATCTCCTGCTCCAACTGCGCCCGAACAGTGTTCGCGCCCGGCCCCGACGTGCAGCCCGGCGAGGTGGTGACGCTTGTTTTGGAGGAAAAAACGCCGAACTGTACGGTGGAATACCGATTTGAACTGGAATTTGGCGGCGAACTGAACTGGGATGCCCCCGACCAGACCATTTGTCAAGGAGAAACCGTGAAACTCGAACCCGCGCCGGGCGGCACCTACCAATGGAGCGGCCCGGGGCTGTCAAATCCGACGGCCCCTGTCCAAATCATTCAGCCCAACCAAAGCGCAACGTATAGCGTGACCATCACCTTCAATGGCGGCTGCACGGGTTCGGGCCAAGTCAACGTCACCGTTTTTAAAAAAGACAGCCTCGACCTCGGCAGTTTGGTCACTTGCCTAGGCAGCCCGGTGAACGTGTTCGGCGCCTTGACCGACCAACCGGGTTTTTACAAACAGGAATTGAAAAACACCAATGGCTGCGACAGTGTCTCTTATCTGCGGCTGGTTGTGTATCCGAACGAGACTTTTGACAATCGCCTGATTTGCAAAGGCGACTCGGTGGTCGTGCTGGATTCCCTGTTCACCACGAGCGGGCAGGTTTGCCGAAGTTATACCACTTCGATAGGCTGCGATAGCACCCACTGCGTCGCGGTGGAGGTATTGCCCGAAATCGAACTACCGACCGTACAGGATTCATTCGTCATCAGTGCGGGAGAGGCGGTAGAGTTGCAAGCACCCACGGGGTTTGTCTCTTACACTTGGACCCCATCGGCGGGGCTGAGCTGTGCCGATTGTCCCGCCCCTTTGGCAAAACCCGATACTTCCACCATTTATCTGCTCACGCTGGCTGACCCAAACGGCTGTTCGGTGAGCGTGACATATCGGGTGCTATTTTGCGATTTTGAGAAATTGGTGATTCCGACGGCTTTCACCCCTAATGGCGACGGGGTGAACGATGTGTTCCGCATCGTGCCAATGGAAAATCTCGCCGACGTGCGCACGCTAACGGTGTATGACCGTTGGGGGCAAAAAGTATGGGAAGGCTCCGGCATCAACGCCGAGTGGGACGGCACCATCAACGGCAAGCCCGCTCCCTCCGACGTGTATGCGTGGCTGCTCACGGGGGGCTGCGATGGCGAATCGAGGCAGCGAAAAGGGGATGTGGGATTGCTGCGTTGA
- a CDS encoding PspC family transcriptional regulator, giving the protein MLQHWLKDLVERHAFGVCQYLGEKMRVAPGEVRKYFIYTSFIGMGSPLIVYLFIAFWVNIRRHIRRGKNVMWE; this is encoded by the coding sequence ATGCTCCAACACTGGCTCAAAGACTTGGTAGAGCGGCACGCTTTCGGTGTGTGCCAATATCTCGGCGAGAAAATGCGCGTCGCGCCCGGCGAGGTGCGCAAGTATTTCATCTACACCTCTTTTATCGGAATGGGGTCGCCGCTCATCGTTTACCTTTTCATCGCTTTTTGGGTCAACATTCGCCGCCACATTCGCCGAGGCAAAAATGTGATGTGGGAGTAA